Proteins encoded in a region of the Paenibacillus sp. W2I17 genome:
- a CDS encoding MFS transporter codes for MPNKQNKKFVPSSVALIILGIIVIAANLRTPLTSVGPLVGFIRDDVHISNTLAGLITTVPLLAFALLSPLVPKLGRRCGVERIILIALIFLTVGIVIRSLSGAVNLFIGTAVLGFAIAICNVLLPSIIKRDFPNKIGSMTGVYSISMNLCGAIASGISVPLAMNAGLKWQGALGIWGILSFVSILCWLPQLRNQTKQTATTSQQMASNDVNVWRSPLAWQVTLFMGIQSMVFYVLIAWLPEILKQQEIDSNQSGWYLSIMQLAMLPFTFIVPVIAGRMSNQRLLVIITTVLLLTGTLGLLYGSSNVILLWIVILGIGGGFAFSLAMMFFGLRTENAHQAAELSGMAQSIGYLLAAIGPALIGYLHDATNSWNLPLFILLGASVLLFLVGIGAASNRVVGSRNGYELPRKG; via the coding sequence ATGCCGAATAAACAAAATAAAAAATTCGTGCCATCCTCTGTAGCGCTGATCATTCTCGGCATTATTGTTATTGCAGCTAATTTACGTACTCCCTTAACCTCAGTTGGTCCTTTAGTGGGTTTTATAAGGGATGACGTTCATATTTCAAATACATTAGCAGGCCTGATCACAACGGTACCTTTGCTTGCCTTTGCTTTATTATCGCCTCTTGTACCAAAATTAGGACGGAGGTGTGGGGTTGAGCGTATCATTTTGATTGCCCTAATCTTTCTGACTGTTGGTATTGTAATACGATCTTTATCTGGCGCAGTTAATCTGTTTATTGGAACAGCAGTTCTTGGATTCGCCATTGCCATATGTAATGTATTATTGCCAAGTATAATCAAAAGGGATTTCCCAAATAAAATTGGCTCCATGACAGGAGTTTACTCCATTTCGATGAATTTATGCGGAGCAATCGCATCGGGAATCAGTGTACCGCTAGCCATGAACGCAGGGCTAAAATGGCAGGGAGCATTGGGAATATGGGGGATTCTAAGCTTTGTATCGATCCTCTGTTGGTTACCCCAATTAAGAAATCAAACGAAACAAACTGCCACGACGAGTCAACAAATGGCAAGCAACGATGTGAATGTTTGGCGATCCCCGCTAGCTTGGCAAGTAACCTTGTTCATGGGTATACAGTCTATGGTTTTCTATGTATTGATCGCATGGTTGCCTGAAATTTTAAAGCAGCAAGAAATAGACTCCAACCAATCTGGATGGTACCTCTCGATCATGCAGTTAGCGATGCTTCCATTTACCTTTATTGTCCCTGTTATTGCTGGGCGTATGTCCAACCAACGTTTGTTAGTAATCATCACAACCGTTTTGCTTTTGACGGGGACGCTCGGACTTCTTTACGGAAGTTCTAATGTCATTCTGTTGTGGATCGTCATACTCGGTATTGGTGGAGGTTTCGCCTTTAGTTTGGCCATGATGTTTTTCGGGTTGCGCACTGAAAATGCACATCAAGCAGCGGAACTATCTGGTATGGCCCAATCGATCGGATATCTTCTTGCCGCAATCGGTCCAGCCCTCATAGGATATCTGCACGATGCAACAAATAGTTGGAACCTGCCACTTTTCATTCTTCTTGGGGCTTCGGTCTTACTCTTTTTAGTTGGTATAGGAGCAGCAAGTAATCGTGTTGTAGGTAGTCGAAATGGTTACGAATTGCCACGGAAAGGATGA
- a CDS encoding helix-turn-helix domain-containing protein, giving the protein MDEIDESKQIVLQIGGALKKYRKEKNMTLDDLSELTGVSKLTLGNIERGETNPTLAIIWKISKGISLPLLALFTSEKPVSLYRAGEGLRFSNDEKNWIIEPVFKSNDIEMCRAYLQPNSSYYPEGHHVNTTEIATVMTGSIELQVNGEIYTLNQYDTISFRADYPHAYTNHTNNETVLHISLKYGF; this is encoded by the coding sequence ATGGATGAAATCGATGAGTCAAAACAAATTGTACTACAAATCGGCGGTGCATTAAAAAAGTATAGAAAAGAAAAAAACATGACCTTAGACGACTTATCAGAATTAACGGGCGTAAGCAAACTTACTCTGGGGAATATAGAACGTGGCGAAACAAATCCAACTTTAGCAATTATATGGAAAATTTCAAAAGGAATATCCTTACCGCTATTGGCTTTGTTCACATCAGAGAAACCTGTTAGTTTGTATCGAGCAGGGGAGGGACTGCGGTTTTCTAATGATGAAAAAAATTGGATCATTGAACCCGTCTTTAAAAGCAACGATATTGAAATGTGTCGGGCATACTTACAGCCTAATAGCTCGTATTACCCTGAAGGTCATCATGTGAATACAACTGAAATTGCCACAGTAATGACCGGTTCCATTGAGTTACAAGTCAATGGAGAGATTTACACATTGAATCAATATGATACGATCAGTTTTCGTGCAGATTATCCTCACGCTTATACCAATCATACGAATAACGAAACAGTGCTCCATATATCCTTAAAATATGGCTTCTAG
- a CDS encoding D-isomer specific 2-hydroxyacid dehydrogenase family protein — MKILIVGYFSEISKSNIARSFPQDWNVVIVPPGKEMLHHIEDCQVIIPEHIKVDHGLLSNAKKLKLVQTGAGFDNVDVPACTQRGIWVANAAGVNAQAVAEHVMALLLSYYKNIPFLDTFMKNKMDENQLDYTGSELKGKTIGIIGLGAIGKKVAAFCRVFDMNVLAYGRNATAQSDGFVKMTDFDTLVSTSDIVSVHVPLNQQTKQLINKAAFKKMKNTTLFINTARGGIVNERDLIDALKNGDISGACLDVFESEPLPIDSELRNLGNVILTPHTAGMPDGRKFHKTRYDFFIKNIKRVENGEEPESKLNQL; from the coding sequence ATGAAGATTCTCATCGTTGGCTATTTTAGCGAGATCTCAAAATCAAATATTGCAAGGAGTTTTCCGCAAGACTGGAATGTTGTAATTGTTCCGCCGGGAAAAGAAATGCTGCATCATATTGAAGATTGCCAGGTAATCATTCCTGAACATATTAAAGTGGACCACGGCCTGCTTTCTAACGCAAAAAAATTAAAATTGGTACAGACGGGTGCAGGATTTGATAATGTGGATGTCCCTGCCTGTACACAGCGCGGCATTTGGGTGGCCAATGCTGCAGGAGTGAATGCACAGGCAGTGGCCGAGCACGTAATGGCACTGTTATTGTCTTATTATAAAAACATACCGTTTCTTGATACTTTCATGAAAAACAAGATGGATGAAAATCAATTGGACTATACAGGGAGTGAATTAAAGGGCAAAACGATTGGGATTATCGGTTTGGGTGCTATTGGAAAAAAAGTAGCTGCGTTTTGCAGGGTTTTTGATATGAATGTGCTGGCGTATGGGAGAAATGCCACTGCACAATCGGACGGTTTTGTGAAAATGACGGATTTTGATACTCTTGTAAGCACATCGGACATAGTCAGTGTACATGTACCCTTGAATCAGCAAACCAAACAGCTAATCAACAAAGCGGCATTCAAAAAAATGAAAAATACCACTCTTTTTATCAATACAGCCCGCGGCGGCATTGTCAACGAAAGAGACCTGATTGATGCATTAAAAAACGGGGATATTTCAGGCGCATGCCTGGATGTGTTTGAATCTGAACCGCTTCCGATTGACAGTGAGCTCCGGAATCTGGGTAATGTGATACTTACTCCCCATACAGCGGGAATGCCTGATGGTCGGAAATTTCATAAAACAAGATATGATTTCTTTATAAAGAATATAAAACGTGTAGAAAATGGTGAGGAGCCTGAAAGCAAGCTCAATCAGTTATGA
- a CDS encoding nitroreductase family protein: MKLSDLEGDMGGPSEFLDQPVSQDLILELLNHAVWAPNDGLREPWRFIFADNQYGDIMQGLQEPAPAYLLVLVKEETDQYKREEDFAAVCCLIQNFRLLAHEQSLGVRCTLHDWMYDPSRTEMFGVLSNERIAAVLELGYGANQWKGNTELPETQLHFELL, from the coding sequence ATGAAATTGTCAGATTTGGAAGGAGACATGGGCGGTCCGAGTGAGTTTTTGGATCAACCGGTATCGCAGGATCTAATCCTTGAGTTGCTCAATCATGCCGTATGGGCGCCAAATGATGGCCTCCGAGAGCCGTGGCGATTTATCTTTGCTGATAACCAGTATGGGGACATCATGCAGGGATTACAGGAGCCTGCCCCTGCATATCTTCTGGTCTTGGTGAAGGAAGAGACGGATCAATATAAGCGGGAAGAGGACTTTGCAGCTGTCTGCTGCCTAATTCAGAATTTCCGCTTGCTGGCTCATGAGCAAAGTCTGGGTGTGCGCTGTACCTTGCATGACTGGATGTACGATCCGAGCCGTACTGAAATGTTTGGTGTACTGAGTAACGAGCGCATTGCTGCGGTTCTGGAATTGGGATACGGTGCAAATCAGTGGAAAGGGAATACGGAGTTACCTGAGACTCAACTTCATTTTGAACTGCTGTAG
- a CDS encoding nitroreductase, which yields MSLAELIRERRSIRKCNSTPVDQELIVELLRKAIRLQPFVESGSWRVVYAGTPEARKRLVDCMLEQMSQSKLGKLIPGKLLDVFKKRFTDIPAHVIVMSTVGPNRLTNDRNYAAACGVMQSFQLLGWERGLGMLWDTESMIQHEGFFNGIGLREDERFVGILHIGYYNKAPRSRKRTPAEQKWTVLRGQST from the coding sequence TTGAGTCTGGCGGAATTGATCAGGGAGCGCAGGAGTATTCGTAAATGTAATTCTACGCCGGTGGACCAGGAGTTAATTGTAGAATTACTGCGTAAGGCTATAAGGCTTCAACCTTTTGTCGAGTCTGGCTCGTGGCGTGTAGTATATGCCGGAACTCCGGAAGCACGCAAACGGTTGGTGGACTGCATGCTGGAACAGATGTCACAAAGCAAGCTCGGCAAGTTGATTCCAGGGAAACTTCTGGATGTTTTTAAAAAGAGATTTACCGATATTCCTGCCCACGTCATTGTTATGTCGACTGTAGGACCGAATCGTCTGACCAATGACCGCAATTATGCGGCTGCCTGCGGGGTGATGCAGAGCTTCCAACTGCTGGGCTGGGAACGAGGGTTAGGAATGTTGTGGGATACAGAGTCCATGATTCAACATGAAGGGTTCTTCAATGGAATTGGCTTACGTGAGGATGAAAGATTTGTTGGTATTCTTCATATAGGATATTACAACAAAGCGCCAAGAAGTCGGAAAAGAACACCAGCCGAGCAGAAATGGACCGTATTGCGAGGACAGTCTACATAG
- a CDS encoding MarR family transcriptional regulator: MISKDRTKQLLYDQFIRFLHVYENHKDTEIEHFLSIAQRESIEKIPQHLTAVHMIDCIGKHEPINNTGIAEAMNLSKASITKIGNKLLEEGFVKRTKMNDNKKESYFRLSPQGKKIFELHERLHIHEAERFYRTLDKYSETELKVIHQFLQDSSINIESR, translated from the coding sequence ATGATCTCAAAAGATAGAACAAAACAGTTGCTTTATGACCAATTTATCCGTTTTTTACATGTGTATGAGAACCACAAGGATACAGAAATCGAGCATTTCCTAAGTATCGCCCAGCGAGAAAGTATCGAGAAAATCCCTCAGCATTTGACCGCGGTTCATATGATAGATTGCATAGGCAAGCATGAGCCTATTAACAACACGGGTATTGCCGAGGCGATGAATTTGTCCAAAGCAAGTATCACCAAAATTGGCAACAAACTGCTGGAGGAAGGATTCGTCAAACGTACAAAAATGAACGACAACAAAAAGGAAAGCTATTTCCGGTTGTCACCGCAAGGCAAAAAAATCTTTGAACTGCATGAACGTCTGCATATACATGAGGCTGAGCGCTTCTATCGTACTCTCGACAAATATTCGGAAACGGAGCTAAAAGTAATCCATCAATTTCTTCAAGACAGCAGTATAAATATTGAATCCAGATAG
- the arr gene encoding NAD(+)--rifampin ADP-ribosyltransferase: MDDKKVIIDQGPFFHGTKAELQIGDLLEPQFLSNYQEKNSNHIYFTATLNAAKWGAELARSNAKERIYIVEPLGDFESDPNVTDKKFPGNPTRSYRSKSPLKIVAELASWERHSEEEINHMITSLRKLSEEGKNIIYD; the protein is encoded by the coding sequence ATGGATGACAAAAAAGTGATCATAGATCAAGGTCCTTTTTTTCACGGTACAAAAGCAGAACTGCAAATTGGTGATTTATTAGAACCACAATTCTTATCAAATTACCAAGAGAAAAATTCTAACCATATATACTTTACTGCAACATTAAATGCTGCCAAATGGGGTGCTGAATTGGCAAGATCTAATGCAAAAGAAAGAATTTACATTGTAGAACCATTAGGAGATTTTGAAAGTGATCCAAACGTAACTGATAAAAAGTTTCCTGGAAACCCAACACGTTCATATCGATCTAAATCGCCACTTAAAATAGTAGCTGAATTAGCTTCATGGGAAAGACACTCTGAAGAAGAGATTAATCACATGATTACATCTTTAAGAAAACTAAGTGAAGAAGGAAAAAATATAATATATGATTGA
- a CDS encoding GH32 C-terminal domain-containing protein encodes MNDKSKFAICLLMATGLTLTSNGIFTSKSIAASAVLADQETNKQAKEELDIFESASKSNTNLIGWQVKGKGGLEDTSEGILLTSQPKENVMAISETVSDDFIYEADVMIRDTKADATLLFRSNEDGFSSYMLQIVPDAGLIRLRDARNGNGKLKEERKVSVEMGQIYHLKVKAVGSSLKVYWGNQYKPLIDVQDISYQSGKLGLHVWDGSALFSNIVVSDLKGNLGTVLSSKGTWQPDINGKRGTVEQESKAQQIYNKEATDMVYEGNITLRPDSIAALAFRSSTDGAEGYEASLTKEGDQVRVSLTNTKGTVIASSQRTYPSQMGAKHHVEIKAKGDRIQVFLDGYTTAAIDVKDSTYKSGSTGIVVKKGTAYFQDTYVTELSQYYNEIYRPQYHYTPIRGSASDPNGLVYFEGEYHLFHQDGGTWAHAVSKDMLNWKRLPIALPWNDHGHVWSGSAVADMTNASGLFGDSGGKGLIAYYTSFNPDSPNGNQRIGLAYSKDQGRTWEYSKERPIVIENPGKSGNEAGNWDFRDPKVIRDDENNRWVMVVSGGDHIRFYTSTNLLDWTLTDNWGYGDYVRGGVWECPDLFQLPVDGTSQKKWVMMISTGANPKTGGSDAEYFIGQLTADGKFVNDNPAGKVLRTDFGKEFYASMSFANMPDHRTVMMAWMTNWDYPFAFPTSNWKGELTIPREVSLVTTKDGIRMVQSPIKELESLRKPLYSASNKSVSPSSGNLLKGIISGAYEIEAEIEIPEASTATEFGFNIREGANQKTVVGYKASDSRMFVDRTTSGETDFSNLFSKKHEAPTQMENNRIKMRILVDESSVEAFGNDGKVVFSDVIFPDPASRAMSFYVKGGNVNVVSLKVHQLESVWNEDIPSKVQIKMDTSDRELGVGESDTLQAMVEYGPGLGVQPLKWDSSNNEVIAIDLVDNSHAVIKAKKEGESTVTVSTPNGKTSASVLVKVSGGEFRTNLSGWTKDLSAASWLVSEHGIRGKYYSDANYIAKEKAGNFTYEADMMLGETGGAGSILFRTSEDGRSGYYLNLDPNMKAIRLFYKINGGFEERQVLAKVPTFIQPGQTYKVKIEANGPHIVVHVDSQKVIDIMDGTFAEGHFGLNVFGGSASYQNVNVSNGEPANITKSSLINAATQKSIYTVNLVNGEPVTLQDASAASVQKWVFVPTGDEAGSYSIRTTAGQTLDLDIGQNKLQLYHYLGYNNQRWVLHENKDGSVHITSAHHQKALEVSEDGTELILSELNPSLDRQKWILAK; translated from the coding sequence ATGAACGATAAATCTAAATTCGCAATATGTCTTCTGATGGCAACGGGATTAACTCTGACTTCAAACGGTATTTTTACGTCCAAATCAATTGCGGCTAGTGCTGTGCTCGCTGATCAGGAAACAAATAAACAGGCAAAGGAGGAGCTTGATATTTTTGAAAGCGCATCCAAATCAAATACCAATCTGATAGGCTGGCAAGTGAAAGGAAAAGGGGGATTAGAGGATACTTCAGAAGGAATCCTGCTAACTTCACAGCCTAAAGAAAATGTAATGGCCATCTCAGAGACAGTGTCCGATGATTTTATCTATGAAGCTGATGTCATGATCAGGGATACGAAGGCAGACGCCACATTGTTGTTTCGTTCTAATGAGGATGGCTTTAGCTCGTACATGCTGCAAATCGTTCCGGACGCAGGTCTGATTCGGTTAAGAGATGCAAGAAATGGAAATGGGAAATTAAAGGAGGAGCGTAAAGTTTCTGTTGAAATGGGGCAAATCTATCATCTCAAAGTGAAGGCAGTGGGTTCCTCTCTAAAAGTATATTGGGGCAATCAATATAAACCATTAATTGATGTTCAAGACATTTCGTATCAAAGCGGAAAGCTTGGACTCCATGTATGGGATGGATCCGCCTTGTTTTCGAACATCGTAGTGAGCGATCTGAAAGGTAATTTGGGTACGGTGCTTTCTAGCAAGGGAACATGGCAGCCTGATATCAACGGCAAAAGAGGGACGGTAGAACAGGAGAGCAAAGCACAGCAAATCTATAATAAAGAGGCGACTGATATGGTCTATGAAGGGAATATTACCCTTCGTCCAGATTCTATTGCAGCTCTCGCATTCCGATCTTCAACCGATGGAGCTGAAGGATATGAAGCTTCTCTTACGAAGGAAGGAGATCAGGTCCGTGTAAGTTTGACGAATACAAAAGGAACAGTAATTGCAAGTTCGCAACGTACTTATCCGAGTCAGATGGGAGCCAAACATCATGTGGAAATCAAGGCAAAGGGAGATCGAATTCAGGTCTTCCTGGACGGGTACACTACGGCCGCGATTGACGTGAAAGATTCAACCTACAAAAGTGGAAGTACTGGAATCGTCGTAAAAAAGGGGACGGCTTACTTTCAGGATACTTATGTGACGGAACTGAGCCAATATTACAATGAGATATATCGTCCACAATATCACTACACGCCAATACGTGGTTCAGCGAGTGATCCGAATGGACTTGTCTACTTCGAAGGAGAATATCATCTCTTCCATCAGGATGGAGGAACATGGGCGCATGCGGTAAGTAAAGATATGCTGAACTGGAAACGGCTTCCGATTGCACTTCCCTGGAATGATCACGGACATGTCTGGTCTGGGTCGGCTGTTGCGGATATGACAAATGCATCTGGTTTATTCGGAGATTCAGGAGGCAAGGGCCTTATTGCATACTACACTTCCTTTAATCCGGATAGCCCAAATGGGAACCAGCGTATAGGTCTTGCTTACAGTAAAGACCAAGGTCGTACTTGGGAGTATTCGAAGGAGCGCCCGATTGTGATCGAGAACCCAGGTAAGAGCGGAAATGAAGCTGGGAATTGGGATTTCCGCGATCCGAAAGTAATCCGTGATGATGAGAATAACCGCTGGGTTATGGTTGTGTCCGGAGGAGATCATATTCGTTTCTATACGTCAACGAATTTACTTGACTGGACATTGACAGATAATTGGGGATATGGGGATTACGTCCGCGGAGGCGTATGGGAATGCCCTGATTTGTTCCAGCTTCCGGTAGACGGAACGTCACAGAAAAAGTGGGTTATGATGATCAGTACAGGAGCGAATCCCAAAACAGGCGGATCAGATGCCGAGTATTTTATCGGTCAATTAACAGCTGATGGTAAATTCGTGAACGATAATCCCGCGGGTAAGGTACTAAGAACAGATTTTGGTAAAGAATTTTACGCTTCGATGTCTTTCGCTAACATGCCTGATCATCGCACAGTGATGATGGCGTGGATGACGAATTGGGATTATCCGTTCGCTTTCCCAACGTCCAATTGGAAAGGTGAACTAACCATTCCTAGGGAAGTATCATTGGTAACGACCAAAGATGGAATTCGGATGGTGCAAAGTCCAATCAAAGAATTGGAATCACTGCGTAAACCTTTGTATTCTGCTTCCAACAAGTCGGTGAGTCCTTCTTCCGGGAATCTGTTAAAAGGTATTATTTCAGGGGCTTACGAAATTGAAGCTGAAATTGAAATCCCTGAAGCCAGCACAGCGACCGAGTTTGGCTTTAACATTCGTGAGGGTGCAAATCAGAAGACGGTCGTGGGTTATAAGGCAAGCGATAGTCGTATGTTTGTGGACCGAACTACATCGGGTGAAACGGATTTTTCTAACCTTTTCAGCAAGAAACATGAAGCACCTACGCAAATGGAGAATAATCGGATCAAGATGCGTATTCTTGTGGATGAGTCTTCTGTTGAAGCCTTTGGTAACGACGGTAAAGTTGTCTTTTCAGATGTTATATTTCCGGATCCTGCTAGTAGAGCGATGAGTTTTTATGTGAAAGGTGGGAATGTGAACGTTGTTTCCTTGAAAGTGCATCAACTTGAATCTGTCTGGAATGAGGACATTCCTTCAAAAGTTCAAATAAAGATGGATACGAGCGATCGGGAACTTGGGGTAGGCGAGTCGGATACACTGCAGGCGATGGTCGAGTACGGACCAGGTTTAGGCGTTCAACCGCTGAAGTGGGATTCTAGTAATAACGAAGTAATAGCCATAGACCTGGTAGACAACTCACACGCAGTTATTAAGGCAAAAAAAGAAGGGGAGTCCACAGTCACTGTATCTACTCCGAATGGTAAAACTTCCGCTAGCGTGCTCGTTAAAGTCTCAGGTGGTGAGTTCCGGACAAACCTGAGTGGATGGACTAAAGATCTGTCTGCTGCTTCATGGTTAGTTAGTGAACATGGGATTCGTGGTAAATATTATAGCGATGCGAATTATATTGCCAAAGAGAAGGCTGGGAATTTTACGTATGAAGCAGACATGATGCTTGGTGAAACAGGAGGGGCAGGTTCTATTTTGTTCAGGACTAGCGAAGATGGTCGCAGTGGTTATTATCTGAATCTAGACCCTAACATGAAGGCAATCCGTCTGTTCTATAAAATCAATGGAGGATTTGAAGAACGGCAGGTTCTTGCAAAAGTACCAACTTTCATTCAGCCAGGTCAAACGTATAAGGTGAAAATAGAAGCGAATGGTCCGCATATTGTCGTTCACGTGGACAGTCAAAAAGTGATAGATATCATGGATGGTACTTTTGCAGAAGGTCACTTTGGACTCAATGTTTTTGGCGGATCCGCATCTTATCAGAACGTCAATGTGAGCAACGGTGAACCTGCAAACATCACCAAGTCCAGTCTTATAAATGCCGCAACACAAAAATCCATTTATACCGTGAACCTTGTCAACGGGGAGCCGGTTACCTTGCAAGATGCAAGTGCAGCTTCCGTCCAGAAGTGGGTATTTGTTCCGACAGGCGACGAAGCAGGTTCGTATTCGATTCGTACTACGGCCGGTCAGACGCTTGATCTGGATATAGGGCAAAACAAACTTCAGCTATACCATTACTTGGGATACAACAACCAGCGTTGGGTCCTTCACGAGAACAAAGACGGATCAGTTCATATTACTTCAGCTCATCATCAAAAAGCATTAGAAGTATCGGAAGATGGGACCGAACTCATCCTAAGTGAACTGAATCCATCACTTGATCGACAAAAATGGATATTAGCAAAATAA
- a CDS encoding glycoside hydrolase family 32 protein, producing MNKIKKVHLSGENSISKDPENFIYKNEYRPQIHYSPKGNWINDPNGMVYYEGEYHLFYQYTPHDTQPDFGRMHWGHAVSNDLVHWDELPPAISPGEDGAIFSGSAVVDKNNTSGFFNEAGSGLVAIYTNNGNSAQPGKPQVQSIAYSKDKGRTWTKYEGNPVLFPTETLDFRDPKVFWHEESSNWVMVLAVSDRIEFYTSSNLKDWSYASGFGSDIPGIHRGIFECPDVFKIHVDEDPNTTKWILTLSLGDRNGVNPNDSEPPAGGSGMMYFIGHFDGKVFTLDETLESFDTIQWIDYGSDFYAAVTWDGIPNEDGRKIWVGWMNNWRYASTLPSKEWRGHMSIPREIRLRTYSEGLRLIQAPITELNQLRRSILSLQDITIKPDMNVLSAVSTAKMEIIAEFEIGNAIEFGFKVRKSSSSNQETVIGYNVLNEELFVDRTKSNTVDFHPDFAAKHKAPMKPEHKRIQLSIYVDWSSVEIFGNNGTTIISDTIFPDLESRGLELYAIGGELKVVSLQINDLVSIWENQPN from the coding sequence GTGAACAAAATTAAAAAAGTACATCTATCAGGTGAAAATAGTATCAGCAAAGATCCAGAAAACTTTATTTATAAAAATGAATACAGACCGCAAATACATTATTCCCCTAAGGGAAATTGGATTAACGATCCTAACGGGATGGTTTATTACGAAGGAGAATATCACCTTTTCTACCAATATACTCCCCATGATACGCAGCCTGACTTCGGCAGAATGCATTGGGGGCATGCAGTAAGTAATGATTTAGTACATTGGGATGAACTTCCACCAGCCATCTCGCCCGGAGAAGATGGAGCGATCTTTTCGGGAAGTGCGGTAGTCGATAAGAACAATACAAGCGGATTCTTCAACGAAGCAGGATCAGGATTGGTTGCAATTTATACTAATAACGGTAACAGCGCTCAACCCGGTAAACCGCAGGTTCAAAGCATCGCTTACAGCAAGGACAAAGGTAGAACCTGGACAAAATATGAAGGCAACCCTGTTTTATTCCCCACGGAAACGCTAGACTTTCGAGACCCAAAGGTATTCTGGCATGAAGAATCTTCAAACTGGGTAATGGTTCTTGCAGTAAGCGACCGTATAGAATTTTACACATCTTCGAATCTTAAGGATTGGTCTTATGCAAGCGGTTTCGGTTCTGACATTCCGGGCATCCATCGTGGAATATTTGAATGTCCTGATGTTTTTAAAATCCATGTGGATGAGGACCCCAATACCACTAAATGGATTCTGACACTAAGTCTCGGAGATAGAAATGGCGTAAATCCAAACGATTCAGAACCACCCGCAGGCGGTTCAGGCATGATGTATTTTATAGGTCACTTTGATGGTAAGGTTTTTACACTAGATGAAACATTGGAATCATTCGATACAATCCAATGGATAGATTACGGATCTGACTTTTACGCGGCCGTGACCTGGGATGGTATCCCGAATGAGGATGGGCGAAAGATTTGGGTCGGCTGGATGAATAATTGGCGTTATGCTTCCACTCTTCCTTCTAAAGAATGGCGTGGCCATATGTCAATCCCACGAGAGATTCGGCTTAGGACGTATTCGGAAGGACTTCGCTTAATTCAAGCACCCATAACTGAGTTAAATCAACTTAGAAGATCAATTCTGTCTCTACAAGACATTACGATTAAACCAGATATGAACGTTTTGTCTGCTGTTTCTACTGCAAAGATGGAAATTATTGCGGAATTTGAAATTGGTAACGCAATAGAATTTGGGTTCAAGGTGCGAAAGTCTTCCTCTTCCAACCAGGAGACAGTCATCGGATATAATGTCTTGAATGAGGAGTTGTTCGTCGATCGGACGAAGTCAAACACTGTTGATTTCCATCCCGATTTTGCTGCAAAACACAAGGCCCCCATGAAGCCAGAGCATAAACGGATACAGTTGAGCATCTATGTTGATTGGTCAAGTGTAGAGATCTTTGGCAACAATGGAACAACTATCATTTCAGACACGATTTTCCCCGACTTGGAAAGTAGAGGACTGGAACTCTATGCCATTGGCGGAGAACTAAAGGTCGTGTCTCTTCAAATCAATGATCTCGTAAGCATTTGGGAAAATCAACCGAACTGA